The following coding sequences are from one Streptomyces sp. NBC_00536 window:
- a CDS encoding TetR/AcrR family transcriptional regulator, protein MPKSSETPARSKRAGSQLTPDAIIEASLRIAARGSADAFTVRRLGEELGADPTAIYRHFRDKDELLLSVADRTLGEVLDSIPEGLGWKDRLRALADGSLDVALKYPVVGSTMASRTTRRPNEFRVVELILGAVMEAGLDGAEAAVHYRMVGDSLLAYVGQRAAYLLFDPDVRAADESSWSREYRLVDPDGFPNITRLSAALAEVTDEQIFRARVEALITSIETRVEALRADGRT, encoded by the coding sequence ATGCCGAAGTCATCCGAGACCCCTGCCCGGTCCAAGCGCGCTGGCAGCCAGCTCACGCCCGACGCGATCATCGAAGCCAGCCTGCGCATCGCCGCCCGCGGCAGCGCGGACGCCTTCACCGTCCGACGCCTCGGTGAGGAACTCGGCGCCGACCCGACCGCGATCTACCGGCACTTCCGCGACAAGGACGAGCTGCTCCTGTCCGTCGCCGACCGCACCCTCGGCGAGGTGCTCGACAGCATCCCCGAGGGTCTCGGCTGGAAGGACCGGCTGCGGGCCCTCGCCGACGGCTCCCTCGACGTCGCGCTCAAGTACCCCGTGGTCGGCTCGACCATGGCCAGCCGCACCACGCGCAGGCCCAACGAGTTCCGCGTCGTCGAGCTGATCCTCGGCGCGGTGATGGAGGCCGGGCTCGACGGTGCGGAGGCAGCCGTCCACTACCGGATGGTCGGCGACTCCCTGCTCGCCTACGTCGGCCAGCGCGCCGCCTACCTCCTCTTCGACCCGGACGTGCGGGCCGCCGACGAGTCCTCCTGGAGCCGCGAGTACCGCCTGGTCGATCCCGACGGGTTCCCGAACATCACCCGGCTCAGCGCCGCACTGGCCGAGGTGACGGACGAACAGATCTTCCGCGCCCGGGTGGAGGCCCTGATCACCTCGATCGAGACCCGGGTCGAGGCCCTGCGCGCCGACGGGCGGACCTGA
- a CDS encoding amidohydrolase: MATNSQRTAQGITLGTTPGTTQRADTVFVGGRVFTGTGPTPIDAAVAVGGGRILAVADPATVRSLADADTEVVDLAGGLLVPGFQDAHVHPAVAGVQMLSCDLSEERTIEGYLAVVAAYAKEHPEAAWIRGGGWSMDVFPGGTPTRAMLDSVVPDRPVMLTNRDGHGAWVNTPALRLAGVDATTPDPVDGRIEREADGGPAGTLQEGAMDLVARHVPIASPDEAHAGLLAAQEHLFSLGVTSWQDAMIGAFPGNPDNYGVYLRAAHEGSLRARVVGALWWDRERGLEQIPDLEERRRTGRVGRFNATSVKIMQDGIAENFTAGLLEPYLDGCGCATGNSGLSFIDPEVLTEAVSRLDGLGFQLHFHALGDRAVREVLDALAEAREANGANDNRHHLAHLQIVHPDDIGRFASLGAAANIQALWAAHEPQMDELTIPFLGPERAALQYPFGDLQRAGTRLVAGSDWSVSSPNPLWGIHVAVNRSVPDEAPNSPEAFEPMAPFFPEQALTLSEALTAYTAGSAWVNHLDEVTGTVEVGKYADLVVLDRDPFAHPSMEIADTRVLRTYVDGELVFAATD, encoded by the coding sequence ATGGCCACCAACAGCCAACGGACCGCGCAGGGGATCACATTGGGAACCACACCCGGGACCACCCAGCGAGCCGACACCGTCTTCGTAGGGGGGCGGGTTTTCACCGGGACCGGGCCCACCCCGATCGACGCCGCCGTGGCCGTCGGAGGCGGCCGGATCCTCGCCGTCGCCGATCCCGCCACCGTGCGCTCCCTCGCGGACGCCGACACCGAGGTCGTCGACCTCGCGGGCGGGCTCCTCGTCCCCGGATTCCAGGACGCCCACGTCCACCCGGCGGTGGCCGGAGTCCAGATGCTCAGCTGCGACCTGAGCGAGGAGCGCACCATCGAGGGCTACCTCGCCGTGGTCGCCGCGTACGCGAAGGAGCACCCCGAGGCCGCCTGGATCCGCGGCGGCGGCTGGTCGATGGACGTCTTCCCGGGCGGTACGCCGACCCGCGCGATGCTCGACTCGGTGGTCCCGGACCGGCCCGTCATGCTCACCAACCGGGACGGCCACGGAGCCTGGGTCAACACCCCCGCGCTCCGGCTCGCCGGGGTCGACGCCACCACGCCCGACCCGGTCGACGGACGGATCGAGCGGGAGGCCGACGGCGGCCCGGCCGGCACCCTCCAGGAGGGCGCCATGGACCTGGTGGCGCGCCACGTGCCCATCGCGTCCCCGGACGAGGCCCACGCCGGGCTGCTCGCCGCCCAGGAACACCTCTTCTCCCTCGGCGTCACCAGCTGGCAGGACGCCATGATCGGCGCCTTCCCCGGCAACCCCGACAACTACGGCGTCTACCTGCGCGCCGCGCACGAGGGTTCCCTGCGCGCCCGCGTCGTCGGCGCCCTGTGGTGGGACCGCGAACGCGGCCTGGAGCAGATACCCGACCTGGAGGAGCGCCGCCGCACCGGCCGGGTCGGCCGCTTCAACGCCACCAGCGTGAAGATCATGCAGGACGGCATCGCCGAGAACTTCACGGCCGGCCTGCTGGAGCCCTACCTGGACGGGTGCGGCTGCGCCACCGGGAACTCCGGGCTGAGCTTCATCGATCCCGAGGTGCTCACCGAGGCGGTGTCCCGGCTCGACGGCCTGGGTTTCCAGCTCCATTTCCACGCCCTCGGGGACCGGGCGGTACGCGAGGTGCTGGACGCCCTCGCCGAGGCGCGCGAGGCCAACGGCGCCAACGACAACCGGCACCACCTCGCGCACCTCCAGATCGTCCACCCCGACGACATCGGGCGCTTCGCGAGCCTGGGCGCGGCCGCGAACATCCAGGCGCTGTGGGCCGCGCACGAACCGCAGATGGACGAACTCACGATCCCGTTCCTCGGACCCGAACGGGCCGCGCTGCAGTACCCGTTCGGTGACCTCCAGCGCGCCGGGACCCGCCTCGTCGCGGGCAGCGACTGGTCGGTGAGCAGCCCGAACCCGCTGTGGGGCATCCACGTGGCCGTCAACCGCTCCGTCCCGGACGAGGCCCCGAACTCGCCCGAGGCGTTCGAGCCGATGGCGCCGTTCTTCCCGGAGCAGGCCCTGACCCTCTCCGAGGCCCTCACCGCCTACACCGCCGGAAGCGCCTGGGTGAACCACCTCGACGAGGTCACCGGCACCGTGGAGGTGGGCAAGTACGCGGACCTCGTCGTCCTGGACCGCGACCCCTTCGCGCACCCCTCGATGGAGATCGCCGACACCCGCGTGCTGCGCACGTACGTCGACGGCGAACTGGTCTTCGCCGCCACCGACTGA
- a CDS encoding ABC transporter substrate-binding protein, protein MSTARPGSPAHRSDGTTHPTRGRVTRVRHAVAAALAAAAVLVASGCSGTAHPAEDKPAAYRLTDKTPAAARNVDSFTWSTYAEPTTIDYAYSFDFPPNQILANVCESLLRWNPDLTTSPNLAASFANPTPTTWVYQIRPGVSFHDGTALTADDVVASLRRNLDPATASVWANQYKNVKSIDKTGAMEVTVTLTTPDSTFNQYLAAGPGTVESAATLAKSGKDYGNPQTGVNCTGPFSFGSWTSGQSLTLKRFDGYWNPQLKAKSGEVKFVFLADATTRVNAFQSGEVDGGWMVPPNAYAQLGSTQAGTLYFGRNTTVADEVVANLKGPLGDPRVRQALLMAIDRKGIVKAGAGGVGEVADSLVTDNLWAGAPAATRDALLKDLPKYPYDPAKAKALAAEAGVNGQKVVIATSPLDSQTTIITQAVAQAATAIGLKPQIDSLSSEKYTTLFTDPAAREGIDLFLTFWYTSITDPLDMYASLQTGAFSNYGGWSNPAFDKAVDRAVGAYDPAEHAAANAEAQRTALKELPWLPLYTQPVSVFMGKRITGVQPSIAYLYHPWAAEIGAKG, encoded by the coding sequence ATGTCAACAGCCCGACCGGGATCCCCAGCCCACCGGAGCGACGGCACCACCCACCCCACCCGTGGTCGCGTCACCCGCGTCCGCCACGCCGTCGCGGCCGCCCTCGCCGCGGCCGCCGTGCTCGTCGCGAGCGGGTGCAGCGGCACCGCGCACCCCGCCGAGGACAAGCCCGCCGCCTACCGGCTGACGGACAAGACCCCCGCCGCCGCCCGGAACGTGGACTCCTTCACCTGGTCGACCTACGCCGAGCCGACCACCATCGACTACGCCTACTCCTTCGACTTCCCGCCCAACCAGATCCTCGCCAACGTCTGCGAGAGCCTGCTGCGCTGGAACCCCGACCTGACGACCTCGCCGAACCTCGCGGCGTCCTTCGCCAACCCCACCCCCACCACCTGGGTCTACCAGATCCGCCCCGGCGTGAGCTTCCACGACGGTACGGCGCTCACGGCGGACGACGTCGTCGCCTCGCTGCGCCGCAACCTCGACCCCGCGACGGCCAGCGTCTGGGCGAACCAGTACAAGAACGTGAAGTCCATCGACAAGACCGGGGCGATGGAGGTCACCGTCACGCTGACCACGCCCGACTCCACCTTCAACCAGTACCTCGCCGCCGGCCCCGGCACCGTGGAGTCCGCCGCCACCCTCGCCAAGTCCGGGAAGGACTACGGCAACCCGCAGACCGGCGTGAACTGCACGGGCCCCTTCTCCTTCGGGTCCTGGACCTCCGGCCAGTCGCTCACCCTCAAGCGGTTCGACGGATACTGGAACCCGCAGCTGAAGGCCAAGTCCGGCGAGGTGAAGTTCGTCTTCCTCGCCGATGCCACGACCCGCGTCAACGCCTTCCAGAGCGGTGAGGTCGACGGCGGCTGGATGGTCCCGCCGAACGCCTACGCCCAACTGGGCTCCACCCAGGCCGGAACGCTCTACTTCGGCCGCAACACCACCGTCGCCGACGAGGTGGTGGCCAACCTCAAGGGCCCGCTGGGCGACCCCCGGGTCCGCCAGGCGCTGCTCATGGCCATCGACCGCAAGGGCATCGTCAAGGCCGGCGCGGGCGGGGTCGGCGAGGTCGCCGACTCCCTCGTCACCGACAACCTCTGGGCCGGGGCGCCCGCCGCGACCCGCGACGCGCTGCTCAAGGACCTGCCGAAGTACCCGTACGACCCGGCCAAGGCCAAGGCGCTCGCCGCCGAGGCCGGAGTGAACGGCCAGAAGGTCGTGATCGCGACCAGCCCGCTCGACTCCCAGACGACGATCATCACCCAGGCCGTCGCCCAGGCGGCCACCGCGATCGGCCTCAAGCCGCAGATCGACTCGCTGTCCTCGGAGAAGTACACGACCCTCTTCACCGACCCGGCCGCCCGCGAGGGCATCGACCTGTTCCTCACCTTCTGGTACACCTCCATCACCGACCCGCTGGACATGTACGCCTCCCTCCAGACCGGCGCGTTCAGCAACTACGGCGGCTGGTCGAACCCCGCCTTCGACAAGGCCGTCGACCGGGCCGTCGGGGCGTACGACCCCGCCGAGCACGCGGCCGCCAACGCCGAGGCGCAGCGGACCGCCCTGAAGGAACTGCCCTGGCTGCCCCTGTACACGCAGCCCGTCAGCGTCTTCATGGGCAAGCGGATCACCGGCGTCCAGCCCTCCATCGCCTACCTGTACCACCCCTGGGCGGCCGAGATCGGAGCCAAGGGATGA
- a CDS encoding ABC transporter permease translates to MTAAVARAGRVLRRLAGMAATLLVTSFLVFSSLFLAPGDPASFLIKGRSPGPGELAAIRRQYGFDEPFLLRYWHWLEGVLQGDFGRSYLFHQDVSSVIWSRLPSSLLLVGVSALMIAVFGIGSGIIGALRRGSRLDRSLMLLVTVGAAAPAFVAALMLRSLLGVRLGWFPTIGNGSGALDRLHHVILPAVALSVTFTALVTRVTRSAMLDELRRDHVEVALSRGTPRRTVIRRHVLRNALGPIVTVSALLVSGMLVSTAIVETAFGMSGVGSLLVQSVDQLDFQVVQAIVLLVVAAFVVVNALVDLVHPLIDPRMAAAGSAR, encoded by the coding sequence ATGACGGCCGCGGTGGCCCGGGCCGGACGGGTGCTGCGCCGTCTGGCCGGGATGGCGGCGACCCTGCTCGTCACCTCCTTCCTCGTCTTCTCCTCCCTCTTCCTGGCGCCCGGGGACCCCGCGAGCTTCCTGATCAAGGGGCGCAGCCCCGGCCCCGGGGAACTCGCCGCGATCCGCCGCCAGTACGGCTTCGACGAACCGTTCCTGCTCCGGTACTGGCACTGGCTCGAAGGGGTGCTCCAGGGCGACTTCGGCCGCTCCTACCTCTTCCACCAGGACGTCTCCTCCGTGATCTGGTCGCGACTGCCCTCGTCCCTGCTGCTGGTCGGCGTGTCCGCGCTGATGATCGCGGTGTTCGGCATCGGGTCGGGGATCATCGGCGCGCTGCGCCGCGGATCCCGCCTCGACCGGTCGCTGATGCTCCTGGTGACGGTGGGCGCCGCCGCGCCCGCCTTCGTCGCCGCGCTGATGCTGCGCTCGCTCCTCGGCGTACGCCTGGGCTGGTTCCCGACGATCGGCAACGGCTCCGGCGCCCTGGACCGGCTGCACCACGTGATCCTCCCGGCGGTGGCCCTGTCCGTCACCTTCACCGCCCTGGTCACCCGCGTGACCCGCTCGGCCATGCTCGACGAACTGCGCCGCGACCACGTGGAGGTCGCCCTGAGCCGTGGGACACCGCGCCGGACCGTCATCCGGCGCCACGTCCTGCGCAACGCGCTCGGCCCGATCGTGACCGTCTCCGCGCTGCTCGTCTCGGGGATGCTGGTCAGCACCGCGATCGTGGAGACCGCCTTCGGCATGTCCGGAGTGGGCTCCCTGCTCGTGCAGTCCGTCGACCAGCTCGACTTCCAGGTCGTCCAGGCGATCGTGCTGCTGGTGGTGGCCGCGTTCGTCGTCGTCAACGCCCTGGTGGACCTCGTCCACCCACTGATCGATCCGCGCATGGCGGCGGCGGGGAGCGCACGGTGA
- a CDS encoding ABC transporter permease yields MNTLPEAGTGSRTPSDPSSPRAAKAVPRVRPDRFARLRRLGGGPLQRTSLALLVLFVLVALLAPWIAPQDPTFGHLGDTLLGPGAGHWLGTDQGGHDTFSALLVGTRTSLAGPLAVVLFSTVLGTAVGLFTAWRGGWIDTAVGRVLDVLFAFPALLLAILAVALFGKGMTAPVLAMAIAYMPYTARLVRGLAVQEKTRPYIAAYQVQGHSPLYVTVRRLLPNIAPTLLAQSTVNFGYALLDLAALSFLGLGVQPPTPDWGAMINQGQAAVLQGQPLSAIAPAIAVVLVVVAFNIVGEDLGDRLAGRDS; encoded by the coding sequence GTGAACACCCTTCCCGAAGCGGGCACCGGCTCCCGCACCCCGTCCGACCCGTCCTCCCCGCGCGCGGCCAAGGCCGTCCCGCGCGTCCGCCCCGACCGGTTCGCCCGCCTGCGGCGGCTCGGCGGCGGCCCGCTCCAGCGGACCTCGCTCGCGCTGCTCGTCCTGTTCGTGCTGGTCGCGCTGCTGGCCCCCTGGATCGCCCCGCAGGACCCCACCTTCGGCCACCTCGGCGACACCCTCCTGGGGCCGGGCGCCGGGCACTGGCTGGGCACCGACCAGGGCGGCCACGACACCTTCTCGGCGCTCCTCGTCGGTACCCGGACCAGCCTCGCCGGTCCGCTCGCGGTCGTCCTGTTCTCCACCGTCCTCGGCACCGCCGTCGGCCTGTTCACCGCCTGGCGCGGCGGCTGGATCGACACGGCCGTCGGCCGGGTCCTCGACGTCCTGTTCGCCTTCCCCGCGCTGCTGCTGGCGATCCTCGCGGTCGCCCTCTTCGGCAAGGGGATGACCGCCCCGGTCCTGGCCATGGCGATCGCCTACATGCCGTACACCGCGCGGCTCGTGCGCGGGCTGGCCGTCCAGGAGAAGACCCGGCCCTACATCGCCGCCTACCAGGTGCAGGGCCACTCGCCCCTGTACGTCACCGTCCGCAGGCTGCTGCCCAACATCGCCCCGACCCTGCTCGCCCAGTCGACGGTGAACTTCGGCTACGCGCTGCTCGACCTCGCCGCGCTCTCCTTCCTCGGGCTCGGCGTCCAGCCGCCCACCCCCGACTGGGGCGCCATGATCAACCAGGGGCAGGCGGCCGTCCTGCAAGGACAGCCGCTGTCCGCGATCGCACCGGCCATCGCGGTGGTCCTGGTCGTCGTCGCCTTCAACATCGTCGGGGAAGACCTCGGCGACCGGCTCGCGGGGCGGGACTCCTGA
- a CDS encoding ABC transporter ATP-binding protein, producing MTLLAYDALRVTLPGMARPVLDGVSLTVAAGEIVALVGESGSGKSVTARAALGLFPPGAETGGRVTVDGTDLVGAGPAALREVRTNTAAMIYQDPRAAINPVRRVGDFLTEPLRLVHGWSTARANVRAAELLGAVGLPDPVRHLKQYPHELSGGMLQRVVIAAALTAEPRLLLCDEPTTALDVSTQAEILAVLGRLQRERGLGLLLITHDIELAAAVSDRIYVMYAGRIVETAPVADLFAAPRHPYTAGLLGSSPPLEGPLGRLTPIPGAPMGLLESAPGCAFAPRCAFAEPGRCDQSPPQLERHGSAEVACHRAAELTGAELTGAVGSTRGGAPARKEDS from the coding sequence ATGACACTGCTCGCCTACGACGCCCTGCGCGTCACCCTCCCCGGCATGGCCCGCCCCGTCCTCGACGGAGTCAGCCTGACCGTGGCCGCCGGGGAGATCGTCGCCCTGGTCGGCGAATCCGGCTCCGGCAAGTCCGTCACCGCCCGCGCCGCCCTCGGCCTCTTCCCGCCGGGCGCGGAGACCGGCGGCCGGGTCACCGTCGACGGCACCGACCTGGTCGGTGCCGGCCCCGCCGCCCTGCGCGAGGTACGGACGAACACCGCGGCGATGATCTACCAGGACCCGCGGGCCGCCATCAACCCCGTCCGCCGGGTGGGGGACTTCCTCACCGAGCCGCTGCGCCTCGTCCACGGCTGGTCCACGGCGCGCGCCAACGTCCGGGCGGCCGAACTCCTCGGCGCGGTCGGCCTGCCCGATCCCGTCCGCCACCTGAAGCAGTACCCGCACGAACTCTCCGGCGGCATGCTCCAGCGCGTGGTCATCGCCGCCGCGCTCACCGCCGAACCCCGGCTGCTGCTCTGCGACGAACCGACCACCGCGCTCGACGTGAGCACCCAGGCGGAGATCCTCGCCGTCCTGGGCCGGCTGCAACGCGAACGCGGCCTCGGACTCCTCCTCATCACCCACGACATCGAACTCGCCGCCGCCGTCAGCGACCGCATCTACGTCATGTACGCGGGCCGGATCGTCGAAACCGCGCCCGTCGCGGACCTCTTCGCCGCCCCCCGGCACCCCTACACCGCAGGCCTGCTCGGCTCCTCCCCACCGCTCGAAGGCCCCCTCGGCCGCCTCACCCCCATCCCCGGCGCCCCGATGGGACTCCTGGAGTCCGCGCCCGGCTGCGCCTTCGCACCCCGCTGCGCCTTCGCCGAACCCGGCCGCTGCGACCAGTCCCCGCCGCAGCTGGAACGACACGGCTCCGCCGAGGTCGCCTGCCACCGCGCCGCCGAACTCACCGGCGCCGAACTCACCGGCGCCGTCGGATCCACCAGGGGCGGCGCACCCGCCCGCAAGGAGGACAGTTGA
- a CDS encoding ABC transporter ATP-binding protein yields MSVHSIRPGTDPDTAPPAPELLRVSGLRKTYRTGGTEVVAVDGLSFSVRAGGALGIVGESGSGKTTTARMLIGLERPDAGEILVQGEPLAASVRGRAARLARAKAVQIVFQDPYLSLDARIGIGATIDGVLRLHGSHDRAARAARVRELLAQVGLGDREAAALPRRLSGGQRQRAAIARALAVEPAVLVLDEAVSALDVSVQAQVLNLLSDIRRDTGIGLVFVSHDLAVVRYVCDEALVMHRGRTMEHRPVSELLTDPHHPYTRLLLASVPRPGWDPDSIGRRRRELVPPGARGPDRT; encoded by the coding sequence TTGAGCGTCCACAGCATCCGGCCGGGCACGGACCCGGACACCGCGCCGCCCGCACCGGAACTCCTGCGCGTGAGCGGCCTGCGCAAGACCTACCGGACCGGCGGGACGGAGGTCGTCGCGGTCGACGGCCTGTCCTTCTCCGTACGGGCGGGCGGGGCGCTCGGCATCGTGGGGGAGTCCGGCTCCGGGAAGACGACCACCGCCCGGATGCTGATCGGCCTGGAGCGCCCCGACGCGGGCGAGATCCTCGTACAGGGCGAGCCGCTGGCCGCGTCCGTACGGGGGCGGGCGGCCCGCCTCGCCCGCGCCAAGGCCGTCCAGATCGTCTTCCAGGACCCCTACCTCTCCCTCGACGCCCGGATCGGCATCGGGGCGACGATCGACGGGGTGCTGCGGCTGCACGGCTCCCACGACCGCGCGGCCCGCGCGGCGCGCGTACGGGAGCTGCTCGCCCAGGTCGGACTCGGCGACCGCGAGGCGGCCGCTCTGCCCCGCCGCCTCTCGGGCGGCCAGCGCCAGCGCGCGGCGATCGCCCGGGCGCTGGCGGTCGAACCGGCCGTCCTGGTGCTGGACGAGGCGGTGTCCGCGCTCGACGTGTCGGTGCAGGCACAGGTGCTCAACCTGCTCTCCGACATCCGCCGGGACACCGGCATCGGCCTGGTCTTCGTCAGCCACGACCTGGCCGTCGTCCGCTACGTGTGTGACGAGGCCCTGGTCATGCACCGGGGCCGGACGATGGAACACCGGCCGGTGTCCGAGCTGCTCACCGACCCCCACCACCCCTATACGCGGCTGCTGCTGGCGTCCGTACCCCGCCCGGGCTGGGACCCGGACTCCATCGGCCGCCGCCGCCGCGAGCTGGTCCCGCCGGGCGCTCGCGGACCTGACCGGACCTGA
- a CDS encoding alpha/beta fold hydrolase: MSQRTMDVTHRLVASPAGRIHLVEQGSGPLVLLVHGFPESWYSWRHQLPALAAAGYRAVAIDVRGYGRSSAPHATDAYRMTELVADNAAVVHALGERSAVIVGHDWGASIAATSALLRPDVFRAVGLLSIPYTPRGGPRPGEVFARMGAEEEFYISYFQEPGRAEAEIEPDVRGWLAGFYAALSGDTLPAAGAPDPHFVGRNGTLRERFPTGPAPAWLGERDLDVYAGEFERTGLRGALSRYRNMDRDWEDLAGVDGAPVTQPALYIGGALDASTTWLAGAIAAHPTTLPGLSSSRVLEGCGHWIQQERPEETNRLLTGWLASLPRPA, from the coding sequence ATGTCGCAGCGGACCATGGACGTCACCCACCGCCTGGTCGCCTCACCCGCGGGCCGGATCCATCTGGTGGAGCAGGGCAGCGGGCCGCTCGTGCTGCTCGTGCACGGTTTCCCCGAGTCCTGGTACTCCTGGCGCCACCAGCTTCCGGCGCTGGCCGCGGCCGGGTACCGCGCGGTCGCGATCGACGTCCGCGGCTACGGACGGTCCTCCGCGCCCCACGCCACGGACGCGTACCGGATGACCGAACTGGTCGCGGACAACGCCGCGGTGGTGCACGCTCTGGGCGAGCGGTCCGCGGTGATCGTCGGCCACGACTGGGGGGCGTCCATCGCCGCGACCTCGGCCCTGCTCCGGCCGGACGTCTTCCGCGCGGTGGGCCTGCTCAGCATTCCCTACACCCCGCGCGGCGGCCCGCGGCCCGGCGAGGTCTTCGCGCGGATGGGCGCGGAGGAGGAGTTCTACATCTCCTACTTCCAGGAGCCGGGCCGCGCCGAGGCCGAGATCGAGCCGGATGTGCGCGGCTGGCTCGCGGGTTTCTACGCCGCGCTCTCCGGGGACACCCTGCCCGCCGCCGGTGCGCCCGACCCGCACTTCGTCGGCCGGAACGGGACGCTGCGCGAGCGGTTCCCCACCGGCCCGGCGCCGGCCTGGCTGGGCGAGCGCGACCTCGACGTCTACGCCGGGGAGTTCGAGCGGACCGGCCTGCGCGGTGCGCTGAGCCGCTACCGGAACATGGACCGCGACTGGGAGGACCTGGCCGGGGTCGACGGCGCCCCGGTCACCCAGCCCGCGCTGTACATCGGCGGGGCGCTGGACGCCTCGACGACCTGGCTAGCCGGTGCGATCGCCGCCCACCCGACGACGCTCCCCGGCCTGTCGTCCTCCCGCGTCCTCGAAGGCTGCGGCCACTGGATCCAGCAGGAGCGCCCCGAGGAGACCAACCGGCTCCTGACCGGGTGGCTCGCCTCGCTGCCGCGGCCTGCCTGA
- a CDS encoding DUF6131 family protein, with protein MLAVGLILLIIGFLTGISILWTIGVILLIVGAVLWIMGSVGHAVGGRRHYW; from the coding sequence ATGCTTGCCGTCGGACTTATTCTCCTGATCATCGGTTTCCTGACCGGAATCTCCATCCTCTGGACCATCGGAGTCATCCTGCTGATCGTGGGGGCAGTGCTGTGGATCATGGGCTCGGTCGGCCACGCGGTCGGCGGCCGCCGCCACTACTGGTAG
- a CDS encoding VOC family protein: protein MARDLASAQAFYGAVLGWEFRATRLGDGFSVAFQNGAPVAGIGALAGSLGVPVAWTPYFAVEDADVTAGRIRERGATMAVGPLPFGTGRAGMAADPAGAAFGFWQGEVIPDWTVGHYSAPAWLELRTRDAFAAAIFYGEILDWAGEPQGCCTVSYEHDHVVLRHGRDAVARISGGAVDEDPDPQVRPRWHVHFRVPDLEAAIESATGLGGRMASPVETSGTSRSVVLADADGALFTVVAPQGLSA, encoded by the coding sequence ATGGCCCGGGACCTCGCTTCCGCCCAGGCCTTCTACGGCGCCGTGCTCGGGTGGGAGTTCCGCGCCACCCGCCTGGGCGACGGCTTCTCCGTCGCCTTCCAGAACGGCGCTCCCGTCGCGGGGATCGGCGCGCTCGCCGGGAGCCTCGGTGTGCCGGTGGCCTGGACCCCGTACTTCGCCGTCGAGGACGCCGATGTCACGGCGGGGCGGATCCGGGAGCGCGGGGCCACCATGGCGGTCGGCCCGCTCCCCTTCGGCACCGGGCGTGCCGGGATGGCCGCGGACCCCGCGGGGGCCGCGTTCGGGTTCTGGCAGGGCGAGGTCATCCCCGACTGGACGGTGGGTCACTACAGCGCCCCCGCGTGGCTGGAACTCCGTACGCGCGACGCCTTCGCGGCAGCCATCTTCTACGGGGAGATCCTCGACTGGGCCGGTGAGCCGCAGGGTTGCTGCACCGTGTCCTACGAGCACGACCACGTCGTCCTGCGGCACGGCCGTGACGCCGTCGCCCGGATCAGCGGCGGCGCGGTCGACGAGGACCCCGACCCGCAGGTCCGCCCCCGCTGGCACGTCCACTTCCGGGTGCCGGACCTGGAGGCGGCGATCGAGTCGGCGACCGGCCTGGGGGGCCGCATGGCCTCCCCCGTGGAGACCTCCGGCACCAGCCGTTCGGTGGTGCTGGCCGACGCCGACGGGGCCCTCTTCACCGTGGTCGCCCCTCAGGGCCTGTCGGCCTGA
- a CDS encoding STAS domain-containing protein, whose product MNTPVAHLPPSDGRRFAMEVQDVPRATVLALAGELDHDTAEPVRRALDAALRRGGRLLVDVSRLDFCDSTGLNLLLHSRMAFGEASAEGVGAGSLELVGLRQPVARMFHLTGADRLFRIHPDVAAALAAPRHT is encoded by the coding sequence ATGAACACCCCAGTGGCCCATCTGCCCCCGTCGGACGGCAGGCGTTTCGCCATGGAGGTGCAAGACGTGCCGCGGGCCACGGTGCTGGCCCTGGCCGGAGAGCTCGACCACGACACCGCCGAGCCCGTGCGCCGTGCACTGGACGCGGCGCTGCGGCGCGGCGGCCGGCTCCTGGTCGACGTGAGCCGCCTGGACTTCTGTGATTCCACCGGTCTGAACCTGCTGCTGCACAGCCGGATGGCGTTCGGCGAAGCCTCCGCCGAGGGAGTCGGCGCCGGCAGCCTCGAACTGGTCGGCCTGCGTCAGCCGGTGGCCCGCATGTTCCACCTCACCGGCGCGGACCGGCTCTTCCGGATCCACCCCGACGTGGCCGCCGCGCTGGCGGCACCCCGGCACACGTAG